The following proteins come from a genomic window of Mariniflexile sp. TRM1-10:
- a CDS encoding tetratricopeptide repeat protein, with protein sequence MNEQDYILFENYLLGDLSETEKSAFEARLKVDPKFKDSFNTYKELSSFLEHKLGNEEASTAFQNNLKNISKTYFEKLDAPKKVVRFKIWKYAVAASVVLLIGITVFNNFSSPVYEDFANYNSISLTVRGEQDALLKTAENAFNTKDFAKAEEAFKSLMLMDKDNAELQFYRAVANVELNKFETAERLLISLSKGQSAYKNKAIWYLALSHLKQKDYDASLEILKTIPEDADDYDKAQKLIKKLE encoded by the coding sequence ATGAATGAGCAAGACTACATATTGTTTGAAAACTACCTTTTAGGAGACCTTTCTGAAACTGAAAAAAGTGCTTTTGAAGCCCGATTGAAAGTAGATCCAAAATTCAAAGACAGTTTCAATACCTATAAAGAACTTTCCTCTTTTTTAGAACATAAGCTTGGTAACGAGGAAGCTTCAACAGCATTTCAAAATAATTTAAAAAATATTTCAAAAACTTATTTTGAAAAACTAGACGCTCCTAAAAAAGTGGTTCGTTTTAAAATTTGGAAATATGCCGTGGCGGCAAGTGTTGTTTTATTAATTGGTATAACCGTGTTTAATAATTTTTCAAGTCCGGTTTATGAGGATTTTGCAAATTATAACAGTATTAGTTTAACCGTGAGAGGCGAACAAGATGCTTTATTAAAAACGGCCGAAAACGCTTTTAACACTAAAGATTTCGCTAAAGCGGAAGAAGCTTTTAAAAGTTTAATGCTAATGGATAAAGACAATGCTGAATTACAATTTTATAGAGCTGTAGCCAATGTAGAATTAAACAAATTTGAAACGGCTGAACGTTTATTGATTAGTTTGAGTAAAGGGCAATCGGCATATAAAAATAAAGCTATTTGGTATTTGGCATTAAGTCATTTAAAACAAAAAGACTACGATGCGTCTTTGGAAATTTTAAAGACCATTCCAGAAGATGCTGATGATTATGACAAAGCCCAAAAACTTATAAAAAAGTTAGAGTAA
- a CDS encoding TatD family hydrolase translates to MIITDTHTHLYSDAFDEDRNAMITRALNEGVSRFFIPAIDSTYTESMLQLEKDYPSNVFLMMGLHPTHVKDNYKDELKFVEAMLAKRKFYAVGEIGIDLYWDKSTLGIQQEAFKHQIQLAKTYKLPIVIHCREAFNEIFEVLETEKSDDLYGVFHCFTGTLEQAHQAMSYNMKLGIGGVATFKNGKIDQFLNQIDLNHIVLETDSPYLAPAPYRGKRNESVYILKVLEKLSEIYGVSLEAIAKITTQNSKDVFGI, encoded by the coding sequence ATGATAATTACCGATACCCATACCCATTTATATAGCGACGCTTTTGATGAAGATAGAAATGCCATGATAACCCGTGCATTAAATGAAGGCGTTTCACGTTTTTTTATTCCAGCCATCGATTCTACATATACAGAATCCATGCTTCAACTTGAAAAGGATTATCCTAGTAATGTGTTTTTAATGATGGGCTTGCATCCAACGCACGTAAAAGATAATTATAAGGACGAGTTAAAGTTTGTTGAAGCCATGCTTGCAAAACGAAAATTTTATGCAGTGGGTGAAATTGGTATTGATTTGTATTGGGATAAGTCAACACTCGGTATTCAGCAAGAAGCGTTTAAACATCAAATTCAATTAGCTAAAACATATAAGTTGCCCATAGTTATTCATTGCAGGGAAGCTTTTAATGAAATCTTTGAAGTTTTAGAAACAGAAAAGAGTGATGATTTGTATGGGGTTTTTCATTGCTTCACAGGCACTTTAGAACAGGCGCATCAAGCGATGTCCTATAATATGAAATTAGGAATAGGAGGTGTTGCAACTTTTAAAAATGGGAAAATCGATCAGTTTTTAAATCAGATAGACTTAAATCATATTGTATTAGAAACCGATTCGCCTTATTTAGCACCGGCACCATACAGAGGTAAGCGGAATGAAAGTGTCTATATATTAAAGGTGTTGGAAAAATTATCAGAAATATATGGTGTATCTTTAGAAGCAATAGCCAAAATAACCACCCAGAATTCTAAAGATGTATTTGGAATTTAA
- a CDS encoding asparaginase — MSKLKPNILLIYTGGTIGMIKDFKTGVLKAFDFKNLLDKIPELQLLDCHIETVSFEKPIDSSNMNPVYWIQIAEIIETHYNKFDGFVVLHGSDTMSYTASALSFILENLVKPVVFTGSQLPIGDLRTDAKENLITSIQMASLQENGKPLIKEVCLYFEYKLYRANRTTKLNAENFKAFASLNYPELAESGVHLKVNQDYLLKPDSKKTLIVHKNLDTNIALVKLFPGISETFLKSVLATPSLKAVVLETYGAGNCTTEAWFIDLLQETIKRGVHIINVTQCVGGSVMMGHYETSNHLKTIGVVSGKDMTTEAAICKLMYLLGENIPFKTFKMTFEKALRGELS; from the coding sequence ATGAGTAAATTAAAACCAAACATATTACTTATATACACAGGCGGTACTATTGGTATGATTAAAGATTTTAAAACCGGTGTATTGAAGGCTTTCGATTTTAAAAATCTTTTAGATAAAATTCCAGAGCTTCAATTGTTAGACTGCCATATTGAAACGGTTTCTTTTGAAAAACCCATCGATTCAAGTAATATGAATCCGGTGTATTGGATTCAAATTGCTGAAATAATAGAAACCCATTATAATAAATTTGATGGATTTGTTGTATTACATGGAAGCGATACCATGAGCTACACAGCATCGGCATTAAGCTTTATTTTGGAAAATTTAGTAAAACCAGTAGTGTTTACAGGCTCGCAATTGCCCATTGGTGATTTAAGAACCGATGCCAAAGAGAATCTAATCACCTCAATTCAAATGGCTTCTTTGCAAGAAAACGGGAAGCCTTTGATTAAGGAAGTCTGTTTGTATTTTGAGTATAAATTGTACAGAGCTAATAGAACGACGAAACTAAATGCCGAAAATTTTAAAGCATTTGCATCATTAAATTATCCCGAATTAGCAGAATCTGGGGTGCATTTAAAAGTAAACCAAGATTATTTATTGAAGCCAGATTCAAAAAAAACGTTAATAGTCCATAAAAATTTAGACACCAACATAGCGCTTGTTAAACTGTTTCCAGGCATATCTGAGACGTTTTTAAAGAGTGTATTAGCTACGCCAAGCTTAAAAGCAGTTGTTTTGGAGACTTATGGCGCTGGAAATTGCACAACAGAAGCATGGTTTATCGATCTTTTGCAAGAAACGATTAAGCGCGGTGTGCATATTATAAATGTAACGCAATGCGTAGGCGGAAGTGTGATGATGGGGCATTATGAAACCAGTAACCATTTGAAAACCATAGGAGTTGTTTCAGGTAAAGACATGACAACCGAGGCTGCAATTTGCAAATTAATGTACCTGTTGGGTGAAAATATACCCTTTAAAACATTCAAAATGACCTTCGAAAAAGCATTACGAGGTGAATTGTCTTAA
- a CDS encoding MotA/TolQ/ExbB proton channel family protein produces MKRLFSILAIAGMMAFGTVNATTNANTSTVATTVASMAQDEDTAEPAEELGFHQELKKRFIEGGPGFMGIVLLCLILGLAIAIERIIFLNLSTTNTKKLTQEVEEALASGGVEAAKEVCRNTKGPVASIYYQGLDRTDEGLDAVEKAVVAYGGVQMGQLEKNVSWISLFIALAPMLGFMGTVIGMIQAFDKIEAAGDMQPSLVAGGIKVALLTTVFGLVVAMILQVFYNYIIAKIDSIVNDMEDASITLMDLLIRNKK; encoded by the coding sequence ATGAAAAGATTATTTTCTATCCTTGCCATTGCTGGAATGATGGCTTTTGGAACTGTTAATGCAACAACAAATGCAAACACAAGCACAGTTGCAACAACTGTAGCAAGTATGGCACAAGATGAAGACACTGCTGAACCAGCAGAAGAACTTGGTTTTCATCAAGAATTAAAAAAGAGATTTATTGAAGGTGGTCCTGGATTTATGGGGATTGTATTATTATGTTTGATTCTTGGATTAGCCATAGCTATAGAAAGAATTATCTTTTTAAATCTTTCAACTACAAACACAAAAAAATTAACTCAAGAGGTTGAAGAAGCACTTGCTTCTGGAGGCGTTGAAGCTGCAAAAGAAGTTTGCAGAAACACAAAAGGTCCTGTTGCTTCTATTTACTATCAAGGTTTAGATAGAACGGACGAAGGTTTAGACGCTGTTGAAAAAGCTGTTGTAGCTTACGGTGGTGTTCAAATGGGACAATTAGAGAAAAACGTATCTTGGATTTCATTGTTTATTGCTTTAGCACCAATGTTAGGGTTCATGGGAACAGTAATTGGGATGATTCAAGCGTTCGATAAAATTGAGGCTGCTGGAGATATGCAACCATCACTTGTTGCTGGAGGTATTAAAGTAGCACTTTTAACAACAGTATTTGGACTTGTTGTAGCGATGATTCTTCAAGTTTTTTACAATTACATTATTGCTAAAATTGATAGTATCGTTAATGATATGGAAGATGCTTCTATTACGTTAATGGATCTATTAATTAGAAATAAAAAGTAA
- a CDS encoding ExbD/TolR family protein has product MAKRAAPEVNAGSMADIAFLLLIFFLVTTTIETDSGLNRKLPPIEDNVEPPVIKQKNIFTVLLNGKDQLLVEDELMELKDLRKAATEFLDNGGDGTCDYCNGDKDPESSDNPDKAVISLKNERETTYKTYIAVQNELVAAYNDLRNIRAQSLYGKSFVEMEANLNDVNWPGNKTKLKEQLEKIKIEYPQKLSEVQN; this is encoded by the coding sequence ATGGCAAAAAGAGCAGCACCAGAAGTAAATGCAGGCTCCATGGCCGACATCGCGTTCTTACTATTGATATTTTTCTTAGTAACAACCACTATTGAAACGGATTCTGGATTAAACAGAAAGCTACCTCCTATTGAAGATAACGTAGAACCACCTGTTATTAAACAAAAAAATATTTTTACCGTACTTTTAAATGGTAAAGATCAATTACTTGTTGAGGACGAGTTAATGGAACTTAAAGATTTAAGAAAGGCGGCCACAGAGTTTTTAGACAATGGTGGAGATGGTACTTGTGATTATTGTAATGGTGATAAAGATCCTGAATCTTCTGATAATCCAGATAAGGCTGTAATATCATTAAAGAATGAGCGTGAAACAACTTATAAAACGTATATAGCGGTTCAAAATGAATTAGTAGCTGCATACAACGATTTAAGGAATATTAGAGCGCAGTCGCTATATGGAAAATCTTTTGTTGAAATGGAAGCGAACCTTAATGATGTTAATTGGCCAGGAAATAAAACGAAGCTAAAAGAGCAACTCGAGAAAATAAAAATAGAGTATCCTCAAAAGCTTTCGGAAGTACAAAATTAA
- a CDS encoding ExbD/TolR family protein: MAKFKKKQGGEMPAISTASLPDIVFMLLFFFMVATVMRQNTLKVENNLPFADQVEKLDKKDLVMYIYAGKPSANYRNYGTETRIQLNDDFADVNDIAAFIAAERASKREELVPFLTTALKVDKDANMGLIGDIKQELRKVNALKINYTTKKGSVLENN, translated from the coding sequence ATGGCTAAATTTAAAAAGAAACAAGGCGGCGAAATGCCAGCAATATCAACGGCATCATTACCAGATATTGTGTTTATGTTATTATTCTTTTTTATGGTGGCAACTGTTATGAGACAGAACACTTTGAAAGTAGAAAATAATTTACCATTTGCAGATCAAGTTGAAAAATTAGATAAGAAAGATTTGGTTATGTATATATATGCAGGTAAACCAAGTGCGAATTATAGAAATTATGGTACTGAAACCAGAATTCAACTTAACGATGATTTTGCCGATGTTAATGATATAGCTGCTTTTATTGCTGCAGAACGCGCTTCTAAAAGAGAAGAATTAGTTCCGTTTTTAACTACTGCTTTAAAAGTAGATAAAGATGCTAATATGGGATTAATTGGTGATATTAAGCAAGAATTACGAAAAGTAAATGCGCTTAAAATAAATTACACTACTAAAAAAGGTAGTGTATTAGAAAATAACTAA
- a CDS encoding porin family protein gives MKFSYGILLILFSVHLCYSQEDSISSVDNFYKEDQFYIGATYNLLGKKPKDLSQSGFSSGIHFGIIKDMPLNEERNIALGIGLGYSLNSFIQNLLINKDSNGNITYTILEGAATYSKNKYTNQLIELPIEFRWRTSTPTEYKFWRIYTGFKLGYLVTSTTKFKGDLGSFKHRNISDFNKLQYGLTLSVGYNTWNFYMYYGLSPIFSDKAILNGNDIKTNTIKVGLMFYIL, from the coding sequence ATGAAATTTTCATACGGAATCCTACTTATTTTGTTTAGTGTTCATTTATGTTATTCACAAGAGGATAGTATTAGCAGCGTTGATAATTTTTATAAAGAAGACCAATTTTACATAGGTGCCACATATAACTTATTAGGTAAAAAGCCAAAAGATTTATCGCAAAGTGGGTTTTCAAGTGGTATTCATTTTGGTATTATAAAGGACATGCCTTTAAATGAAGAACGAAATATTGCTCTTGGCATTGGTTTAGGATATTCGTTAAATTCATTCATTCAAAATTTACTTATTAATAAAGATAGTAATGGTAACATAACCTATACTATTTTAGAGGGTGCTGCGACCTATTCAAAAAATAAGTACACAAACCAATTAATAGAACTTCCCATTGAGTTTAGATGGCGGACATCAACACCCACCGAATACAAGTTTTGGCGTATCTATACTGGTTTTAAATTAGGTTACTTGGTTACCAGTACAACAAAGTTTAAAGGAGACTTAGGATCTTTTAAACACCGTAATATTAGCGACTTTAATAAGCTTCAGTATGGCTTGACCCTTAGTGTAGGTTATAATACTTGGAATTTTTATATGTATTATGGTTTATCTCCCATTTTTTCAGACAAGGCTATATTGAATGGTAATGATATAAAAACAAATACCATAAAAGTAGGGTTGATGTTTTATATTTTATAG
- the rpoN gene encoding RNA polymerase factor sigma-54, translated as MLKQHLQFKLSQKLSPQQIQLMKLIQLPTQAFEQRLKQELEENPALEAGKEELENDFDSDLDNSNDDFNDSESIGDDDINVDEYLSDDEIPDYRTQANNYSSDDEEKTMPYAAGTSFTQHLINQLNTYRLDDEEYEIAEFLVGSVDESGYIRRSLSDIMDDLAFTQSVYTTEEKIGKVLKIVHQLDPAGVGARNLQECLSIQLHRKEKTPDTELAIEIIDTAFEQFTKKHYDKLIQKFDISEIQLKDAIHEIEHLNPKPGGSYAGNNRIVEHVVPDFAIKIVDGELELTLNGRNAPELHVSREYNNMLKGYKESKDKSKSQKDAVIFIKQKLDAAKWFIEAIKQRQQTLFITMSAIMNYQEEYFLTGDERNLKPMILKDIADEISMDVSTVSRVANSKYVDTPYGTKLIKEFFSESMKNDQGEDVSTREIKKILETVIEEEDKRKPLTDETLALILKEKGYPIARRTVAKYREQLDVPVARLRKKI; from the coding sequence ATGCTCAAACAACATTTACAATTCAAATTATCACAAAAGCTGTCACCGCAACAAATTCAGTTAATGAAATTGATACAGTTGCCTACGCAAGCATTTGAGCAACGTTTAAAACAAGAATTAGAAGAAAACCCTGCATTAGAAGCCGGTAAAGAAGAATTAGAAAACGATTTTGATTCTGATTTGGACAATTCAAATGACGATTTTAATGATAGCGAATCTATTGGGGACGATGACATTAATGTGGATGAATATCTGAGTGATGACGAAATTCCAGATTACCGTACCCAGGCCAATAATTATAGCAGTGACGACGAAGAAAAAACGATGCCTTATGCCGCAGGAACCTCATTTACACAGCATTTAATAAATCAGTTGAATACCTATAGGTTAGATGACGAAGAGTACGAAATCGCTGAGTTTTTAGTTGGTAGCGTTGATGAAAGCGGTTATATACGTCGTTCTCTATCTGACATCATGGACGATCTGGCCTTTACACAAAGTGTTTATACTACCGAAGAAAAAATAGGTAAAGTTCTTAAAATTGTACATCAGTTGGATCCTGCAGGTGTTGGTGCTAGAAATTTACAAGAATGCTTAAGCATTCAACTGCATAGAAAAGAAAAAACGCCCGATACCGAATTGGCTATTGAAATTATTGATACTGCATTCGAGCAATTCACTAAGAAGCATTACGATAAACTTATTCAAAAGTTTGATATTTCAGAAATTCAATTAAAAGATGCCATTCACGAAATTGAACATTTAAATCCAAAACCCGGTGGGTCTTATGCAGGCAATAATAGAATTGTAGAGCACGTAGTTCCAGATTTTGCCATTAAAATAGTTGATGGCGAATTAGAATTAACGCTTAATGGGCGCAATGCTCCCGAACTTCATGTATCTAGAGAATATAACAACATGCTTAAAGGTTATAAAGAGTCGAAAGACAAATCGAAGTCCCAAAAAGATGCCGTTATTTTTATAAAACAAAAGCTAGATGCCGCGAAATGGTTTATTGAAGCTATCAAACAGCGCCAACAAACCTTATTCATTACCATGAGTGCCATTATGAACTATCAGGAAGAGTATTTTTTAACAGGCGATGAACGCAACTTAAAACCGATGATTCTAAAAGATATAGCCGATGAAATTTCTATGGATGTCTCTACCGTTTCAAGAGTTGCCAATAGTAAATATGTTGACACTCCTTATGGAACCAAATTGATTAAAGAGTTCTTTTCAGAATCAATGAAAAACGATCAAGGTGAAGATGTTTCAACAAGAGAAATAAAGAAAATTTTAGAAACTGTTATTGAAGAAGAAGATAAGAGAAAACCTTTAACCGATGAAACTTTGGCTTTGATTTTAAAAGAGAAAGGCTACCCTATAGCACGACGTACTGTTGCTAAATACAGAGAACAATTAGATGTTCCTGTAGCCCGATTACGAAAAAAAATATAA
- the asnS gene encoding asparagine--tRNA ligase, giving the protein MKSRTISELLSQDFVSSEVDIKGWVRTFRANRFIALNDGSTINNIQCVVDFETLDEALLKRITTGAAIHIKGDLVESQGKGQKVEIQVKDIKILGDSDPETYPIQPKKHSFEFLRENAHLRTRTNTFSAVMRLRSALSFAIHKYFNDNGFYYVHTPIITGSDAEGAGEMFRVTNLDAKKPPLNEEGHVDYSKDFFGKETNLTVSGQLEAETYAMSLGKVYTFGPTFRAENSNTSRHLAEFWMIEPEVAFMDLAGNMDLAEDFMKFVLKYILKNNREDLEFLDARLQDEDKTKPQNERQEMGLIEKLNFVTDNNFKRVSYTEAIDILRDSSPNKKKKFKYIIKEWGTDLQSEHERFLVEKHFKCPVILFDYPANIKAFYMRLNDDGKTVRAMDILFPGIGEIVGGAQREERLEVLKQKMAAINIPEEELWWYLDLRKFGTAVHAGFGLGFERLVMFATGMSNIRDVIPFPRTPQNAEF; this is encoded by the coding sequence ATGAAATCACGTACTATTTCGGAATTATTGTCACAAGATTTTGTTAGTTCTGAAGTTGATATAAAAGGATGGGTTAGAACCTTTAGAGCAAATCGATTTATCGCTTTAAACGATGGTTCTACAATCAATAATATACAATGTGTTGTCGATTTTGAAACCTTAGACGAAGCACTTTTAAAACGGATTACAACAGGTGCAGCCATACATATTAAAGGCGACTTAGTAGAAAGCCAAGGCAAAGGGCAAAAAGTAGAGATTCAAGTCAAAGACATAAAAATTTTAGGAGATTCAGACCCCGAAACCTACCCCATTCAACCTAAAAAACATTCTTTTGAATTTTTAAGGGAAAACGCCCATTTACGTACCCGAACCAACACCTTCAGTGCTGTGATGCGTTTGCGTTCTGCCTTATCGTTTGCTATTCATAAATATTTTAATGATAATGGGTTCTACTATGTGCACACGCCAATTATAACAGGTAGTGATGCTGAAGGCGCGGGTGAAATGTTTAGAGTCACCAATCTCGATGCAAAAAAACCACCCTTAAATGAAGAAGGTCATGTAGATTATTCTAAAGATTTCTTTGGAAAAGAAACCAATTTAACCGTTTCTGGGCAATTAGAAGCCGAGACCTATGCCATGTCTTTAGGAAAGGTTTATACTTTTGGACCTACTTTTAGGGCTGAAAACTCAAACACCTCACGCCATTTAGCCGAATTTTGGATGATAGAACCCGAAGTCGCTTTTATGGATTTAGCTGGTAATATGGATTTAGCCGAAGATTTTATGAAATTTGTGCTAAAATATATTCTTAAAAACAATCGTGAAGATTTAGAATTTTTAGACGCTCGTTTGCAGGACGAAGATAAAACCAAACCACAAAATGAGCGTCAAGAGATGGGTTTAATTGAAAAGTTAAATTTTGTAACCGATAATAATTTTAAACGCGTAAGTTACACCGAAGCCATTGATATTCTTAGAGACAGCAGCCCAAATAAGAAAAAGAAATTTAAGTATATTATTAAAGAATGGGGAACCGATTTACAAAGTGAACACGAACGCTTTCTTGTTGAAAAACACTTTAAATGTCCTGTTATTTTGTTCGACTATCCTGCAAACATCAAAGCGTTTTATATGCGTTTGAATGACGATGGAAAAACAGTTCGCGCTATGGACATTTTATTCCCTGGTATTGGCGAAATTGTGGGTGGAGCACAACGTGAAGAACGTTTAGAGGTTCTGAAACAAAAAATGGCAGCCATCAATATTCCTGAAGAAGAACTTTGGTGGTATTTAGACTTACGCAAGTTTGGTACCGCTGTTCATGCCGGTTTTGGTCTTGGATTTGAACGTTTGGTAATGTTTGCTACAGGCATGAGCAATATTAGAGACGTTATTCCGTTTCCAAGAACACCACAAAACGCCGAATTTTAA
- a CDS encoding efflux RND transporter permease subunit, with protein sequence MLKLFTKDFWDVIARLILRNKIGILVTIIIITILFSTQWKNMRFSNTEANLLPDDHEVNITYNNFLKTFGEEGNLVIIGVKDSSLLSADKLNAWNKLADSFKKYDEVETVISVKDLQKLVKDTLHQKFSLKPFIKDSITSLVQINELKDELFNKYPFYDNFLFNKKTKTIRTIIYLDKAIVNTSARKDFIINELVPKIEDFETATNLDVRISGMPYIRTLNAQLIIDEIVWFVLAALLVTSLIFFFFFRSFRATFISLIVVCIGVMWTLGIIGALNYEITVLTALIPPLIIVIGIPNCIFLINKYQHEVKLHGNKVKSLQRVITKIGNATLMTNVTTASGFATFIFTESTLLKEFGIVASLSILSIFVLCLLIIPIIYTFLPFPKDRHLEHLNKRWIGGFVNWMERMVKHERIAIYSVALVLLIVSIIGIYQIKISGSLIEDMPQDSEFVNDIRFFEDEFNGIMPLEFMIDTKRKQGVMKLSTLRRMDELQELINDIPELSKPISVVDLVKYSKQAYYNGNPNFYQLPTSQENSFILSYAKNSTSDVDLLKNFVDSTGQYARITTFMKDIGTDKMERIEEDIQTKINKLFPKEQYTVTMTGKALVFQKGTAYLVKNLAISLSLAILLIALFMAYMFRSGRMIIVSLIPNLIPLLVTAGLMGYLGVPIKPSTILVFSIAFGISVDDTIHFLAKYRQELQANNWKIKTSVYGALRETGVSMFYTSIVLFFGFSVFTISDFGGTVALGALVSATLLFAMLSNLLLLPSLLLSLERSIANKEVLREPAINIIPEEDETD encoded by the coding sequence ATGTTAAAACTTTTTACCAAAGATTTTTGGGACGTTATCGCAAGGTTAATTTTACGTAATAAAATAGGCATTCTTGTTACTATTATTATTATAACCATTTTGTTCAGCACGCAATGGAAAAATATGCGTTTTTCCAATACCGAAGCGAACCTGCTGCCGGATGATCATGAAGTAAATATTACTTATAACAACTTTTTAAAAACCTTTGGAGAAGAAGGAAACCTTGTTATAATTGGTGTAAAAGACAGCTCTTTATTATCGGCTGATAAGCTAAATGCTTGGAATAAATTAGCAGATAGTTTTAAAAAATATGATGAAGTAGAAACGGTTATCTCTGTTAAAGACCTTCAAAAACTCGTAAAAGATACGCTCCATCAAAAGTTTAGCTTAAAACCATTTATTAAAGATTCTATCACTTCCTTAGTTCAAATAAATGAACTTAAGGACGAACTTTTCAATAAATACCCTTTTTACGATAATTTCTTATTCAATAAGAAAACAAAAACCATAAGAACCATTATTTATCTTGACAAGGCCATTGTTAACACATCGGCTAGGAAAGATTTTATAATTAATGAATTAGTGCCAAAGATTGAAGATTTTGAGACAGCTACAAATTTAGATGTTCGCATTTCGGGCATGCCTTATATTAGAACGTTAAATGCCCAACTAATAATTGATGAAATTGTCTGGTTTGTTTTGGCTGCTTTATTGGTAACCTCCCTTATTTTCTTTTTCTTTTTTAGGTCGTTTAGAGCCACGTTCATTTCATTGATAGTTGTATGTATTGGAGTTATGTGGACCTTAGGCATTATTGGCGCCTTAAACTACGAAATAACGGTTTTAACCGCTCTTATTCCGCCATTAATTATTGTTATAGGTATTCCAAACTGTATCTTTTTAATTAACAAATACCAACACGAAGTAAAACTGCATGGTAATAAAGTAAAATCGTTACAGCGTGTTATCACAAAAATTGGTAATGCGACTTTAATGACCAATGTGACCACAGCTTCTGGTTTTGCCACGTTTATTTTCACTGAAAGTACACTTTTAAAAGAGTTTGGTATTGTAGCTTCTTTAAGTATCCTCTCAATTTTTGTATTGTGTTTGCTAATTATTCCTATTATCTACACATTTTTACCTTTTCCTAAAGACAGGCATTTAGAACACCTAAACAAACGTTGGATTGGCGGTTTTGTGAACTGGATGGAGCGCATGGTAAAACACGAGCGTATAGCCATTTACTCGGTAGCCTTAGTTTTATTGATCGTAAGTATTATTGGCATCTATCAAATAAAAATTTCGGGTAGTTTAATTGAAGACATGCCTCAAGATTCTGAATTTGTTAATGATATCCGTTTTTTTGAAGATGAATTTAACGGCATCATGCCTTTAGAGTTCATGATTGACACCAAACGCAAACAAGGTGTTATGAAACTTTCGACACTAAGGCGTATGGACGAGCTTCAGGAATTAATTAACGACATACCCGAATTATCAAAACCCATTTCGGTGGTCGATTTGGTTAAATATTCCAAACAAGCCTATTACAACGGTAACCCTAATTTTTACCAACTGCCTACATCGCAAGAAAATAGCTTTATATTATCGTATGCAAAAAACTCGACATCGGACGTCGATTTACTCAAAAATTTTGTTGATAGTACAGGTCAATATGCCCGCATCACAACCTTTATGAAAGATATTGGAACTGATAAAATGGAACGCATTGAAGAAGACATTCAAACCAAGATAAACAAACTTTTCCCTAAAGAACAATACACCGTTACTATGACGGGTAAAGCCTTGGTATTTCAAAAAGGCACAGCCTATCTGGTTAAAAACTTAGCTATTTCTTTATCGCTTGCTATCCTTCTAATAGCGCTGTTTATGGCATATATGTTTAGGTCTGGGCGTATGATAATTGTTTCGTTAATACCTAATCTTATTCCGCTGTTGGTAACCGCAGGCCTTATGGGCTATTTGGGTGTTCCTATTAAACCTTCAACCATTTTGGTGTTTAGTATCGCCTTTGGAATTTCGGTAGATGATACCATTCACTTTTTGGCAAAATACAGGCAAGAACTACAGGCAAACAACTGGAAAATTAAAACATCTGTTTATGGAGCTTTGCGCGAAACGGGAGTAAGTATGTTTTACACGTCTATCGTACTGTTCTTTGGCTTTTCGGTATTCACCATCTCTGATTTTGGTGGCACAGTAGCTTTAGGAGCATTGGTTTCGGCAACTTTGCTATTCGCTATGTTATCTAACTTGCTTTTACTTCCTTCCTTACTGTTGTCGTTAGAACGCAGTATTGCCAATAAAGAAGTATTAAGAGAACCAGCCATAAATATTATTCCAGAGGAAGACGAAACCGATTAG